A stretch of DNA from Microbacterium croceum:
GGCACGTGCTGCGCAACTCGCTCACCCCAGTCGTGACCGTGGTCGGCATCGGCTTCGGCACGCTGCTGGGCTCGACGGTCCTGGTCGAGCGGGTCTTCAACTACCCCGGCCTGTCGAGCCTGCTCGTCGACGGCGTCACCACCCGTGACTACCCCGTGGTGCAGGGCGTCGTGATCGTGATCGCCCTGCTGTTCATCGCGATCAACATCGTCGTCGACATCATCTATGGAATCCTCGACCCCCGAGTGAGGCGAGCATGAAACTCAGCCCCCGCATCCGCCAGGCGATCACGCCCCTGCGGACCGTCATGGTGGTCTACCTGCTGGTGATCATCATCCTCATGGCGTTCGCGCCGCTGCTCGCCCCCTACGACCCGATCGCGCAGAACGTCGCGATGCGTCTGCAGCCGATGTTCAGCCCCGGCCACCTGCTCGGCACCGACGAGCTGGGGCGCGACATCCTCTCGCGCATCATGTTCGGTGCGCAGGTCGAGCTGTTCATCGCCCTCGGAGCCACTCTGCTCGCCACCGTGCTGGGCACGCTCCTCGGCCTGCTCGGGGGCTACTTCAACGGACTCACCGAGGTCGTGACGATGCGGCTCATGGTCGACGTCATCCTCGCGTTCCCGCCGATCGTGCTCGCGCTCCTCGCCGTCACCCTGTACGGACCCGGACCGATCACGCTCATCATCGCGATGGGTGTGCTGTTCGCCCCGATCTTCGCCCGCATCACCTACGGACAGGTGCTGTCGACCAAACGTGAGGAGTACGTCGACGCCGCCCGCACCTTCGGCGCCCCGACGGTCGTGATCCTGTTCCGCACGGTGCTCGCGAACGTCTCGGCACCGATCATCGTGCAGTTCTCCCTCACGATGGCCGCCGCGATCCTGATGGAATCCGGACTCAGCTATCTGGGGCTCGGCGTGGTTCCGCCCACGCCGTCCTGGGGCTCCATGGTCGCGGCGGGGCAGCGATACCTCACCAC
This window harbors:
- a CDS encoding ABC transporter permease produces the protein MKLSPRIRQAITPLRTVMVVYLLVIIILMAFAPLLAPYDPIAQNVAMRLQPMFSPGHLLGTDELGRDILSRIMFGAQVELFIALGATLLATVLGTLLGLLGGYFNGLTEVVTMRLMVDVILAFPPIVLALLAVTLYGPGPITLIIAMGVLFAPIFARITYGQVLSTKREEYVDAARTFGAPTVVILFRTVLANVSAPIIVQFSLTMAAAILMESGLSYLGLGVVPPTPSWGSMVAAGQRYLTTDPHVLLVPGTVIVLTILAFGILGDALRDLLDPKAKKRS